The Neoarius graeffei isolate fNeoGra1 chromosome 10, fNeoGra1.pri, whole genome shotgun sequence genome has a segment encoding these proteins:
- the gpr37l1b gene encoding G-protein coupled receptor 37-like 1, whose product MEKGSLRLIYVLTLVMFLGVCASGSKTEGKSGTSPWNQQEAQELFAQKKIFGDVGVSDFDQDEFHMEMSKAEYMEDADGGSVHTPSEEFSGTHPTPTSQSDLPSLSLASSVNKDGSTGGIPTKNNTTEQDITRIYNPLFPVTTSSYSAYGILFLALVVFAVGIVGNLAVMCIVWHNYFMRSAWNYILASLAFWDFLVLCFCLPVVVFNELTHKRLLGDFSCRVIPYVEVTSLGVTSFSLCALGIDRFHAATSSLPKARRVERCQSVLTKLAVVWIGSMVLAAPELLIWQLQQVKSPSLGVQMDVCIMSPYPNLPESIYSLIINYHDTRIWWYFGCYFCLPVVFTLLCQLATCHVSNDSGSSGKRTEDRSPSTKQKLQHAQQIERQLNCTVMALAVVYGVCALPENVCNLTLTYASIQPSKDVLALLTLINQFFLFFKSSVTPVLLLCLCKTLGQAFMDCCCCCCEECQPSTSSSSQNIAESKHEMSSSIFFDKAKDSTTILSIGS is encoded by the exons atggAGAAGGGCAGTTTGAGATTGATTTATGTACTGACCCTAGTCATGTTTTTGGGTGTCTGTGCTTCCGGATCAAAAACCGAGGGGAAGAGTGGAACATCTCCATGGAACCAGCAAGAAGCTCAAGAGCTTTTTGCTCAAAAAAAGATCTTTGGGGATGTTGGAGTTAGTGACTTTGATCAAGATGAATTCCATATGGAGATGTCAAAAGCAGAATATATGGAGGATGCAGATGGCGGTTCTGTGCACACACCATCTGAAGAGTTTTCTGGAACTCACCCAACTCCAACATCTCAGTCAGACCTACCCAGTTTGAGTCTGGCATCTAGTGTCAACAAAGATGGCAGCACTGGTGGAATCCCCACTAAAAACAATACCACAGAACAAGACATCACAAGGATCTACAACCCTCTGTTCCCAGTAACAACCAGCTCCTACAGTGCCTATGGGATCCTGTTTCTGGCCCTTGTAGTGTTTGCTGTAGGGATTGTGGGTAATCTGGCAGTCATGTGCATCGTGTGGCATAACTACTTCATGAGGAGTGCATGGAACTACATCCTGGCCAGCCTGGCTTTCTGGGACTTCCTGGTCCTGTGTTTCTGCCTGCCTGTGGTGGTGTTTAATGAACTCACCCACAAACGGCTACTGGGGGATTTTTCTTGCAGGGTTATACCCTACGTGGAG GTAACATCTCTAGGTGTGACATCCTTCAGTCTGTGTGCACTTGGTATCGACCGTTTTCATGCAGCCACCAGCTCCCTCCCAAAGGCCCGGCGAGTGGAGCGTTGCCAGTCCGTCCTGACCAAATTGGCAGTGGTGTGGATTGGTTCCATGGTTTTGGCAGCCCCAGAGCTACTCATCTGGCAGCTGCAACAAGTCAAATCCCCTTCTCTGGGTGTCCAGATGGATGTGTGCATCATGAGCCCATACCCAAACCTCCCAGAGTCCATTTACTCTCTGATCATCAACTACCATGACACTCGCATCTGGTGGTACTTTGGCTGTTACTTCTGCCTGCCTGTGGTCTTCACTTTGCTCTGTCAGCTGGCCACCTGCCATGTCTCCAACGATAGTGGAAGCTCTGGCAAGCGGACCGAAGACCGTTCTCCATCCACAAAGCAGAAACTTCAACATGCACAGCAGATTGAACGGCAACTGAACTGCACCGTCATGGCACTGGCCGTGGTTTATGGGGTGTGTGCGCTGCCTGAGAACGTATGCAACCTTACTCTGACATATGCTTCTATACAGCCATCCAAGGATGTCTTGGCTCTCCTCACTCTGATAAATCAGTTTTTCCTATTCTTTAAGTCATCTGTGACGCCAGTGCTCTTGCTGTGTCTGTGTAAGACTCTGGGCCAGGCGTTTAtggactgctgctgctgctgttgtgagGAATGCCAACCCAGCACCTCCTCTTCCTCCCAAAACATTGCTGAAAGCAAGCATGAGATGTCCTCATCTATTTTCTTTGACAAAGCCAAGGACAGCACAACCATTTTGTCTATTGGCAGCTGA